From the Patescibacteria group bacterium genome, the window TTTTCTTACGATACATGCAAAAAAGAACATACAGAATTTCAGCGGAAACATTCCAACTACTATGCACAAGCAAAAATTAAAGAAAATTTTTTGGTTATCTCAAACTACTACAACGATCTCAGTTGGGTTCCAGAATACACAGACAATTATATTGTTTACGACCAGAGTAATTCAAAAATTTATCCACCAAAATTGGATAAATCGAAGGTTATTCAAAGCCCCCACCTTGGCCATAATATCCGTGACTACTGTACATATATAATTGAGCATTATGATGCACTACCAGACGTTACAATCTTAGCATCTGGAAATGTTTTTCCAAGGCATGTACCAAAAGAAATTTTTAATAAACTAGTGAATAACAAATATTTTACACCAATTGAAGATTTTCGAAAGCATAAAGTCTACTGGCCAATTTGTTTTTTTTCGTCAGATGGTGGCTTTTGCGAAATAAACAACAGCTGGTACTTGAACGAATCTCATCCAACGAAATACTTTCATTCGTATAATGATTTTATACAATTTTGTTTTGTGAACCCCGTTATTCCAAGATACGTTAGGTTTGCACCAGGAGCTAACTACATTCTCCCCAAGGCAAACATTCTTAAGCTTCCAAAAGTTTTTTACCAAAATTTGCGTCTATTTGTTTCCCATTGCAGTACGGCAATACCTGGGGAATCACACATTATCGAAAGGGCGTTGCACACCATATGGAATGCGCCTTACATAGTAAGCGAAGAAATGCTGGCCCCTTTAGACGAGACTTTCTTAGGAATAAAAAAAAATAAAATAACCAAGCCTTCACTGAAGAAGAAATTCATGAGAAAAGCCAGGGCGCTCACAGAAGCAGCACTAATATTACTAAACAAATGAAAATTCCATTTTTGAATGTAAAAAAAAACCGTTCTGAAATTACCGAATACCGCAAGCAGATTAAGCTCTACGATGTTTTTACTTTTTTTAACGAACTTGACCTTCTGGAAATTCGTTTGAATATTCTCTACCCATACGTTGACTACTTTGTCATTATTGAATCTACGGAAACCTTCTCAGGCCTACCCAAAAGGCTGTACTACGAAGAGAATAAGGAGCGTTATAAAAAGTTTCAGGATAAAATCCTCCACTACGTCATTGATGATGTTCCGGCAACTGAAGCTGCGTTCCGAGGGCGCCTACAAGAAACCTCTGGGGGTACACTAGAACAGGAAATTCTACAGCAGGCACTTACATCTGATAATGTCCCACCAGGACAACTACACTGGCTGAAAGAGTTTTACCAAAAAGAAAGCATTCGAAAGGCATTAGTACAACTTGCCGACAATGATATTTGCTACGTTTCAGATGTTGATGAAATATGGAATCCTGCGGCAGTTGTCGACATTCGAAAAGACGACATTTTCAAATTGAAACAACTCGTCTACGTATACTACTTCAATAATCGATCAAGTGAACCTTGGGCTGGCACCCTCGTGACGAAGTATAAGAATATCAAGCATGGTTGTCTCAATCACCTGCGAACGGCGAGCAAGACGAAGTATACTTACATAAAGAATGGTGGTTGGCACTTCACCAACCAAGGTGGGGCAGATCAAATCCGAAAAAAACTAGAATCCTACGGTCACCAAGAATTCAACAATCAGGAGATAAAATCACAAATCGAAAAACGGATGGAAAAGAACCAAGATTTCATCGGCCGAAAATTTACATTCTGGCTAGAAGATCGAGATTTACCGGCGTATCTTATTGAACACCAACAAAGCTACACAAAATTCTTTAAGCCAGCGACAAGAGTATGAAGGGTAACGTCATCGTCAAAATCCACGGTGGCTTAGGGAACCAGCTCTTCCAGTACGCACTGGGCCGCTGTATCCAGCTTACCCAGAATGTACCAGTTGCATTTGATGTATCCTGGTACACAAAAACATCAAACGAAATCAAACGAAAGTATGAGTTAGACAACTTCCAGACCCAAGTTACACCAGCAAACCCAGATGCAGTTAAGGTACTTGAACGATTCCAACGAAAACCTGGGCTCATTGGATACGTCAAGTCCCTTTTCACGGCTGACACGAAGAGGTATGCACAAGACTTCGGCTTCGCTTTCAACCCAAGTATCCTACAGCTTCAACCACCTGCCTACCTAGATGGGTACTGGCAATCGGAAAAATACTTCAGTGCCATAGCGGATACTATCCGGAAAGAGTTAACTTTACGAAATTCTGCAACTGGGAAGAATGCGGAGGCGCTACGTGCCATTCAGAACGTACCCACAATATCAATCCACGTACGTCGCGGCGACTATGTGGCCAGTAAGCAGACAAATGCTTTCCACGGAACTGCTTCGGTTGAGTACTACCAGACAGCAATCCGAAAGTTACAAAAAATTGAGCCAAATGCAACCATCTACGTCTTCAGCGACGACCAAGCGTGGGTGAAGGCAAACCTCAGCTTTGAACTCTCAACCGTATTTGTCGATTGGAATTCTAGTGACCAAGCACATGAAGATTTACGCCTAATGGCTGCTTGCCGACACAACGTAATAGCAAATTCAACCTTTAGCTGGTGGGGCGCGTGGCTTGGTACCCACCCTGAGAAACACGTCATTGCACCAAAGCGATGGTTTGCAAATAGGAACATTGATACCCGCGACATTATTCCAGATCACTGGGAGAAGCTCTAGTATGCCCAAGGTTTCCATTATTCTCCCGGTCTACAACGGTGAACCATACTTGCGGCAAGCGGTCCAGAGTATCCTGGACCAAACTTTTGCCGATTACGAATGCATTATCATTAATGATGGATCGACAGATAATTCATTAAAAACACTAGCAAGCTTTCAAGACCCTCGCCTACACATCGTAAGCCAAACAAATCAAGGATTACGAGCTGCGCTGAATGCCGGTATCGCTCTAGCCAAGGGTGAGTACATTGCCCGAATGGATCAAGACGATATTTCGCTTCCAAACCGCTTCACGAAACAAATTGATTTTTTCAATACACACCCGGAACATATCTTGGTAGGGACTACTTTCGCCTATATTAACAATGATAATCAAATAACGGGAGCGTTCCCTGCCCTGTTGGATGATGTGGATATAAAGCGTGAGCTTTATACAAAAACGCCATTTGGCCATGGCACAATTATGGTACGATCTTCAGCGCTCAAACAAGGAAGTTTCAAATATCGGCAAGAGGCTGTGCACGTCGAAGACTACGATCTTTGGATTCGCCTTGCTTCGGTTGGCAAATACGCTAACCTACCAGAAATCCTCTACCTTTGGCGCCATACCCCAGAGAACACAACAAGCAAGTACGCAGACATCCAGCGACACAACGCCGCTTCACTGACAGTAAATGCCTTAAAGAAGCAAGGTATGACAAAACTTGTTGGCTGGCCAGGCTGGCATAATTTCCGTAAATACCATAACTCTAGCCAGGAGGTTGGGAACAAACGGGTTGAAGTACGGCGTCATGATGCGCACTGCTCCCTCTATTTAGCTCTCGCCTGGCTGCTCTTCCAAAAGAAACGTTATGTGGCATCGTGTATGTCGTTTAGCTATGCTCTATGCATCAGCCCTACGTACGTGCTTCATACATTCATTCGTCGAATTGTACGTTCAATATGAAAATTGCGTTCGTCATGAACCGTGGCTATTCCCTCTTCCACCCTGAACATCCAGAGGCCTTTGGTGGCGCGCAAATCGACCAGTATCTCCTTGGCCAGGCGCTTTGCAAAAAGGGGTACCAAGTGTCATTCATTGTCCATGATTACGGACAGATTGAAAAGGAAAACATCAATGATTATCTGACGCTGTATAAAAGCTACCCGCCCAAAGGCTCGGGCTCATTGCTCGTGCAGTTTTTCCGTGCACTAAAGCGCCTCTACCGAACCCTTCGGCAGATCAATGCAGACGTGTACTTTATGGAGGGTGCAAACTTTGAACTCTGCATAGTCGCAATTTTTTGTTGGTTAAACCGAAAAATACTGTATTACCGCATTGCAAGTGATATAGAAGCTGACGGACGATACGTAAAAAATAATGTACTCCAGGGTTTTCTTTTTAAACTTGGTTTACGGCTGACAACAAAAATTATTGTCCAAACCGAATACCAACAACTCTGGCTAAAAAAACAGGGCTACCAAGCAACGATCATTCCAAATGCGTACCCTGTCCATAGTGACCAAGGAAATATGCATGGACCAATTCTCTGGGTTGGTCGATTAATCCGCATCAAACGTCCAGAAATACTTCTCGAGATTGCAAAACTATTACCGGATCGTCAATTTACACTCATTGGCCAAGCTGAAACGATTGACGGCAGCTATGCAATTGACATCATTGAAAAAATGGGGAAAATTAAAAATATCACCTACGTCCCAAGGGTTGCCTTCTCAAAAGTCGATACGTACTACCAAAAATCCAGTATGCTCATAAATACTTCAACGTACGAGGGTTTGCCTATGACATTTTTACAAGCCATGAGTTTTGGACTTCCAATTATTACTTTTGGCGTGAACCCAGATAATCTCCTTGAGAAAATACATGGTTCCTGCGTTACAACCGTAGCAGAAGGAATTCTGGCAATACGGAAGTATACTTCGCCAAAAAATTGGGAGCATGCCTCAACCCTTTCAAAGATTTATTTTAGCGACAATTTCTCCTTAGATACGGTAGTTGCAAAATATGAACAACTATTCAAAAAACAATTATGACAACGAAACTACTAAAAATATTAAAATCAAAACTATTTCGACCAGGGATTATTGGATTACTCATAAATCCATTCTACTTAGTCCGCATAAGCATTTACAAGGCGATTAAAAAAAATGCGCATGAGCTCCAGGGAATGACGCTCGATTTTGGATGCGGAGATAAGCCATATGAGCATCTATTTACGGTCCAAAAGTATGTAGGAATAGATGTGCAACAAGTTGGCCATGATCATGAAAGTGAACCTGTTGATGTATACTACGATGGAAAAGTGATTCCTTTTGGAAATGGGTACTTTGATAGTTGCTTCAGTTCACAAGTATTTGAACATATCTTTGAACTTGAAAATTCCCTAAAAGAAATTCATAGGGTCTTGAAACCCGATGGCACATGCCTCTTCATAGCACCTTTTGTTTGGGATGAACACGAAGTGCCTTTTGATTTTGGACGCTACTCTTCATTCGGTCTTGCCTATTTACTAGAAAAAAATGGCTTTCAAATACTGAAACAGGAAAAGGATTCACATTTTGCAGAAGTTCTGGCTCAACTCCTCTGTTTGTACATCTACAACATTTTGGATACAAAAAATCGATACCTTAATACACTATTGTGTACTATCTTCATTTTCCCTTTTACAGTACTTGGGTTAATAATAAAATACCTTGCACCTCGCAACTCCAAGCTGTATTTTAATAATGTCTTTGTAGTAAAAAAAGTGCTACCATCGTAACTGGTGGGAAAATCTTGTACGCAACATTCTTTTACTAAAATAAACCCTTCAACCTAGAAGGTTGTACTACCTTAGTGTTTCCAATGCAACCAGCTGAATGCTGGCAGAGTTTGCATTTGCATCTTCTAT encodes:
- a CDS encoding DUF3431 domain-containing protein, giving the protein MLVTEIYKGQGLGNQLWCYVTTRVIAKDKGYTFGIQHPEKFKCLDFLNLDFGNAVIGGSGPEGGPPQTLPDGIEYYYQERRISHPSDGCDIRLYDKNLVDAPDNTKIDGLMQDEQYIAHRRDEIRNWLRVKKEFECLDYSDENICIINFRGGEYVHVKDVFLPRSYWDNAVLEMKKINSNMKFVVITDDVSAAKKFFPKFKVFHFSIGKDYAIIKNAKYLILSNSTFAWFPAWLNENLKFCIAPKYWSQYNLSDGYWSCGYNITTNWHYLDREGEIFSYDTCKKEHTEFQRKHSNYYAQAKIKENFLVISNYYNDLSWVPEYTDNYIVYDQSNSKIYPPKLDKSKVIQSPHLGHNIRDYCTYIIEHYDALPDVTILASGNVFPRHVPKEIFNKLVNNKYFTPIEDFRKHKVYWPICFFSSDGGFCEINNSWYLNESHPTKYFHSYNDFIQFCFVNPVIPRYVRFAPGANYILPKANILKLPKVFYQNLRLFVSHCSTAIPGESHIIERALHTIWNAPYIVSEEMLAPLDETFLGIKKNKITKPSLKKKFMRKARALTEAALILLNK
- a CDS encoding alpha-1,2-fucosyltransferase; protein product: MKGNVIVKIHGGLGNQLFQYALGRCIQLTQNVPVAFDVSWYTKTSNEIKRKYELDNFQTQVTPANPDAVKVLERFQRKPGLIGYVKSLFTADTKRYAQDFGFAFNPSILQLQPPAYLDGYWQSEKYFSAIADTIRKELTLRNSATGKNAEALRAIQNVPTISIHVRRGDYVASKQTNAFHGTASVEYYQTAIRKLQKIEPNATIYVFSDDQAWVKANLSFELSTVFVDWNSSDQAHEDLRLMAACRHNVIANSTFSWWGAWLGTHPEKHVIAPKRWFANRNIDTRDIIPDHWEKL
- a CDS encoding glycosyltransferase, which encodes MPKVSIILPVYNGEPYLRQAVQSILDQTFADYECIIINDGSTDNSLKTLASFQDPRLHIVSQTNQGLRAALNAGIALAKGEYIARMDQDDISLPNRFTKQIDFFNTHPEHILVGTTFAYINNDNQITGAFPALLDDVDIKRELYTKTPFGHGTIMVRSSALKQGSFKYRQEAVHVEDYDLWIRLASVGKYANLPEILYLWRHTPENTTSKYADIQRHNAASLTVNALKKQGMTKLVGWPGWHNFRKYHNSSQEVGNKRVEVRRHDAHCSLYLALAWLLFQKKRYVASCMSFSYALCISPTYVLHTFIRRIVRSI
- a CDS encoding glycosyltransferase family 4 protein → MKIAFVMNRGYSLFHPEHPEAFGGAQIDQYLLGQALCKKGYQVSFIVHDYGQIEKENINDYLTLYKSYPPKGSGSLLVQFFRALKRLYRTLRQINADVYFMEGANFELCIVAIFCWLNRKILYYRIASDIEADGRYVKNNVLQGFLFKLGLRLTTKIIVQTEYQQLWLKKQGYQATIIPNAYPVHSDQGNMHGPILWVGRLIRIKRPEILLEIAKLLPDRQFTLIGQAETIDGSYAIDIIEKMGKIKNITYVPRVAFSKVDTYYQKSSMLINTSTYEGLPMTFLQAMSFGLPIITFGVNPDNLLEKIHGSCVTTVAEGILAIRKYTSPKNWEHASTLSKIYFSDNFSLDTVVAKYEQLFKKQL
- a CDS encoding class I SAM-dependent methyltransferase; its protein translation is MTTKLLKILKSKLFRPGIIGLLINPFYLVRISIYKAIKKNAHELQGMTLDFGCGDKPYEHLFTVQKYVGIDVQQVGHDHESEPVDVYYDGKVIPFGNGYFDSCFSSQVFEHIFELENSLKEIHRVLKPDGTCLFIAPFVWDEHEVPFDFGRYSSFGLAYLLEKNGFQILKQEKDSHFAEVLAQLLCLYIYNILDTKNRYLNTLLCTIFIFPFTVLGLIIKYLAPRNSKLYFNNVFVVKKVLPS